GCAACGGGCGGCGCCGGTGGAGGCGAAACGTGGGGCGTGGCATCCATCAATCGGGAACAGAGTTGAGGCGCGCGGGGGAATTTGCAACCGGAGGCCCGGGCCGGGCCCGCGGGTTCCGGGAACCCGGGTTGACCGCCCGAACCACGTCCGTAACCTGTCCCGGTCAACTATGAGCATCCTCGACAGCATTTACGCGAAGTTGCAGGTCAGGACCGGGGCGAAACTTGCGCTGGTGGTCCTCGACGGACTGGGCGATATCGCCACCCGGGAACAGGGTTGGATGACCCCGTTGGAGGCCGCGCGCACGCCGAATCTGGACGGGCTGGTGGCCTTGGGGTGTGCGCAGGGCCGGATGATCCCGGTCGCTCCGGGCATCACCCCGGGGTCCGGTCCAGGGCATCTGGGGCTTTTCGGATACGATCCAATCGAATGGGAGGTTGGTCGCGGAGTCATTGAGACCCTTGGGCTGGGCATCGAGCTCAAGAGTGGCGATGTCGCCGCCCGGGCCAACTTTTGCACCCTCGACGACAAGGGCCTGGTCACCGATCGCCGCGCCGGCCGCATCGCCACTGAAGTTTGCGAGCGGCTGTGTCGCCTGCTTTCGACGAAGATCAAGAAGCTGGGAGCCGTGAAGGTCCTGATCTACCCGGGCAAGGAGCACCGGTTTGTGGTGGTGTTTCGAGGGGCGGGACTTCAGGGGCCTTTGACCGACACCGATCCCAACCGGGAGGGCCTGCCCATTGCGCAAGCCCGTCCGGTGGATGCCGCAAACCCGGGGCAGGTGAAGGTCGCCGGGTTGATTGCGGAATTCTACAAGGCGGCCCTGCCGCTGCTCGCCGGGGAACACCCGGCCAACGGATTCCTGATGCGCGGGATTGCCCACCAGCCGGACCTCCCAACGTTTGAGCAGCGTTATGGACTTCGCGCGGCGGCGCTCGCCGTGTACCCGATGTACAAGGGTCTCAGCCAGTTGGTTGGCATGGACAAGATCGAGGGACCCGAAACCATCGCCCAACAGCTCGAGCGTTACGTGCAGGAGTACGAGAAGTACGATTTCTTCTTCATCCACTACAAGTACACGGACAAGGCGGGCGAAGACGGCGCCTTTGAGGCCAAGGTGCGGGCGATCGAGGACTTCGACGCGGCGCTGCCGATTCTGCTGGCGCGCAAGCCCGATGTGCTGGCGATCACCGGCGACCATTCCACGCCCTGCGCACTGAAGGGGCACTCGTGGCATCCACAACCCATCCTCCTGCATTCCGCATACAGTGGATCGGACAAGCTGCTGCGCTTCACCGAGACCGGCGCCAACCAGGGCAGCCTTGGGGTCTTCGAGGCCAAATACCTGATCCGGCTCATGCAGGCCAACGGGAGGATGTTCGACAAATACGGGGCCTGAGATCTCCGAGCCGAAGCCGACGGGATCCGGGTGGGCGCACGCGGACGCTCCCCCGTCCCGAGTCGGACTCCGCCCAATGTCCATGAAGGCCGTAATTCTCGCCGCCGGACGGGGCACCCGCATGGGTGGCCTGACGGAGGAATGCCCCAAACCGATGCTTCGGGTCGGAGGGCGTCCAATTCTGGAGCACATCCTGGAGGGGGTGCTTGCCGCAGGCATCCGCGACGTGTGCCTCGTCACCGGCTGGCGGGCGGAGGTCATCGAATCTCACTTTGGCGATGGAAGCCGCTGGGGCGCACGCATCGCCCATGTGCGTCAGGAAGTTCAGGACGGCACGGGGCGGGCACCAGAGGTTGCCAGGCCCTTTGTTGGGGACTCGGACTTCCTGCTGACGTATGGAGACATTCTGGTGCGCCCGGACACCTATCAGCGGATGCGCCACCGGTGGAGTGAGGGGGCATGGGCCGGGCTGATCACCGTGACCGGGGGGCAGGACGTCACCCAGGGGGGACTCAGTTTCTTTGACGGACAGTTTCGTCTGACGCGGCTTGTGGAGAAGCCCGGCGCCGCCGAGTTGGAAGCCTTGCGCGCCACGGGCTGGCTGAAGCCGGGCCAACCGGCCTGGTACAATGCCGGCATCTATCTGTTCCGTCCCTCCCTGTTCGACTACACCGCGAATCTCCACAAATCGCCGCGTGGCGAATACGAGCTGACGGATGCCATTGCCGCCATGGTGGCCGATGGGCATCCCGTCGTGGGACTGCCCATCGAGGGCCGATGGGTGGATGTGCGGGATCCAGCGGTGCTTGCGCGGCTCCAGCCGGCATCCGGCGCCACTTGAGGCGGGGGAGATCCGGGCCGGGACGCCCGTCGCCCGACCGTCCGGCAAACCCGTCAACCCTTCACCCGACCGCCGGGCCTGCCGGTTCCTGGGCGGATCGTCCGTCGCATGCTGCAATTCCGGTGGGCGATCCGGCAAGGAAAGGCGAGACCCGGAGCCCCGGATCTGCGAGCGTGGGTCCATGCGTCCCAGATTGTGGGAGGGGGTTTTCCGGGGGCTGTGCGGAATGTTGGCCGTGGCGCTGGCGTCGGCCTGCGCCCGTTCGCAGGACTTTCAAGGCGCCACGCACCTAGTGCCCTTCGAGGAGGAAAACCTCCAGTACGGCCGGACCGAGGCAACCGGTGCGATCCCCAGGCTGCAGGCCCGCCTTGACCGCGGGGAAATCCCGCTGGTTTGGGAGGCACGACACGGCTACCTGCCATCGCTTCTGGAGGCGCTGGAAATTTCCACCAACTCGCAGGTCCTGGTCTTTTCCAAGACCTCCTTCCAGCGGGATCGCATCTCACCCCGGAACCCAAGGGCCCTCTACTTCGGTGAGGATGTGTACGTCGGCTACGTGCCGGGTTCGCCAGTGCTGGAGTTTTCCATGGCAGACCCGAAGCTGGGCGGGGTGTTTTACACCTTCGAGAACCGCAACGGGGCCAATCCACGGTTCGTGCGGACCGACGCCTGCCTGGAATGCCATGCGGCGGGGAAAACCATGGGGGTGCCGGGTCATCTCGTAAGGTCCTTCGAGACCGACGAGCGCGGAGTGACCGATCTGTTGACGGGAACCGGGAGCATCACCCACCGCACGCCGCTGGAGGAGCGATGGGGCGGGTGGTTTGTCACCGGCATGCACGGGGACCAGTCCCACCGCGGCAACCTGGTGGGCGCCGCCGCCTTCCAACGGCAGAAGACCGAGCCGAATTTTGCCGGCAATCGCCCGGATTTGAGCGCCTTTTCGGAGCATTTCGACGTCGGACAATACCTGGCGCCCACCAGTGACATCGTGGCCCTGATGGTTCTGGAGCATCAGCTCCACATGCACAACTTCCTGACGCGGCTGAACTACGAGGCCACAATTCAGCTCAAGGCCTACGGTCACTGCAACTACCTCAAGAGTCCGCTCGAGGCCTTCCTCCGTTACCTGCTCTTCACCGAGGAGACGCCGCTGACCCATGCGGTGATGGGGAGTCCCGACTTCGAGCGTGACTTTGCCTCCGGAGCGCTGCGGGACGCCCGGGGCCGCTCGCTGCGCGATCTGGACCTGAAGTCCCGGTTGTTTCGTCATCCGTGCAGTTACCTCATCCATTCCGAGGCATTTCGGGAGCTGCCCGCGCCATTGAAGGACCGGATCTATGCTCGGCTTTGGGACATCCTCACCGGACGCGACACCGGACCGGAGTGGAACCGCCTGACTGCTGAGGACCGCCAGGCGGTGCTGGAGATCCTGCGGGCGACGCAGCCCGACCTGCCGGACTCGTGGCGGGCCGGAGCGCAGCCCGGATCCAAGGCGCCCTGAGCTGCTCCGTGCACCCATCCGGGGTGTCGAATCCCCTCTTCCGGTCCGAACCGACCCCGGCTAGGTTGCCGCCGTAATGCAATCCACGAGTGATTTGCGCGTCATCAGCAACCGCCGTTTGCTGGCGCCGCGGCTGTTGAAGGGCGAGCTGCCCATGGACGCGGCATCCACCGCAACGGTGGTCGAGGGACGTGCCACGGTGCAGCGCATCCTTCGCGGTGAGGATCCCCGCCTGCTCGTGGTGCTGGGTCCGTGTTCCATTCACGACCCGAACAGCGCCATGGAGTACGCGCGCCGCCTGGTCGCCCTGCGCGAGCACGTCCGGGATCAGCTTTACCTGGTGATGCGCGTCTATTTCGAAAAGCCCCGCACGACCATCGGGTGGAAGGGCCTCATCAATGATCCCCACCTGGACGGAAGCTACGACGTGGACACCGGAATTCGCATGGCGCGCCGGTTGTTGCTGGCGGTGAACGGGCTCGGACTCCCTGCCGGCACCGAGTTTCTGGACCCTGTGGTTCCCCAGTACATCGCCGAACTGGTGAGCTGGGCGGCCATTGGGGCGCGCACGACCGAGAGTCAGACCCACCGGGAGATGGCCAGCGGCCTGTCCATGCCGGTGGGCTTCAAAAACGGGACCGATGGATCCCTCCAAACCGCGATGGACGCCATGTTATCCGCCCGGCATCCGCACCATTTCCTCGGCATTGACCAGGATGGATGCGTGTCGGTGGTGCGCACGACGGGCAACCCTGACGGCCATGTGGTGCTGCGCGGCGGCCGGGCCCGGACGAATTTCGACGCGGCCAGCATCGCGGATGCCGCGGACCAGTTGCGACGGGCGGGACTGCCGCCTGGCTTGATGGTGGATTGTTCCCATGCCAATTCGGCCAAGCAGCACGCCCGCCAGGAGGAGGTCTGGCAGAACCTGATTTCCCAGCGTGTGGAGGGTTGCGAACCGTTGATCGGGGTCATGGTGGAAAGCCATCTCAGCGAGGGCAATCAACCCATGCCGAAATCCCCGGCCGAGTTGAGGTATGGCGTGTCATTGACGGACGCCTGCCTTGGCTGGGAGGCGACGGAGCGCATGTTGAGGCATGGCGCCGAACGGCTTCGGGCCGAGCGTCGGGTGGCGGTCCGGGCCTGACCGCCTGCCATGGGGACCGAACCTCAGAACATCGCAGTCGCGGTGGGGCTTGCCGTGGCGGCCCTCTGCGGGCTCGTGGTGGTCTGGAAGGTCACCAAGTCCCTGCTGATCCTCTTGTTCTGGCTCGCGGCCGGACTGGCGGTGGCCGTCGCGGCTTGGTGGCTGCTCGCCCGTCAGGGCATCCTTCCGCCCCTCCCGGCGCTCTAGCCCGGCGACGCGGCCAGACATCCCTCGGACTGGCGGGAACTCGGTGCGGGCGGAGCACGTGTCCATTCGAGTCGTGTGGAGCGCTTCAACCGTGGACGCGGTGGGCGGGCGACCGTCCCACGGATGCGGTGATCAACCGGGCGCCTGATGGCACTGCAGGGCGGGATCAGGGCAAGGGACTGGGTGATTGACGGACATTGGGACTGGCGGGAGGCTCGCGCCATGCTCTCCCGCAGACACTTTCTCGGCTCCACAGCGGTTGCCGCCGCTGCCGCTGCCTCCCTGCGTCCGCTGAAATCGCATGGCGCGGAATCCGTGCCAGTCCTGGGGGAGATGTGCGTGGTCACCTACAATCTCCGCTACGCGAGCGCGACCGGCGAGAATGCGTGGCCGGTGCGGCGTCCGGTGATGCGTGCCCTGCTGCAGGAATTGAAGCCCGATGTCATGGGCACCCAGGAGGGTTTGTACGGGCAGCTCCAGGAAATCGCGGCGGATCAGCCGGATCTCGACTGGATCGGCCTCGGACGTGATGGCGGCAGCCGGGGTGAGTTCATGGCCATCTTCTACCGGCGCGATCGTTTTGAGCCGCTCGAGTACGATCATTTCTGGCTTTCGGATACGCCGCTGGTGATGGGGTCTTCCACCTGGGGCAACACCAACCGGCGCATGGTCACCTGGGTGCTGTTTCGCGACCGGCGGACGGGCAGGAACTTCAATTTTTGGAACACGCACCTCGACCACGCCCTGCAACCGGCGCGGGAGAAGGCGGCGGCGCTGATCCTCGACCGGATCCGGGCCGATGCCCCGGCCGCCACGCCGTTGCTGCTGGTGGGGGACTTCAATGCCGTGGCCGGCAAGAACCCGGTCTACGACCTGCTGGTTCGCGACGGGGGCCTGACGGACACATGGACCACCGCCGCGGTGCGTCGGAATGAAGCCATGAACTCGTTCAACGGATTTCAGAAGGCCCGGGCGGATGGCCAGCGGATTGACTGGATCCTGACTCGTGGCCCGGCCTCGGTGCGGGCCACGGAGATTGTGACCTTCGAGCGCGATGGTCAGTGGCCGAGTGATCACTTTCCCGTGGCCGCATGGCTTACCCTCGGGTAAGCCCGGATCACCACCAAAGCCAGAGGAACCTCAGACCATGCACTACATCGCCCTTGCCGTGTTTCCGAAGGATTCCAGAACCCTTTCGGAGCTCGCCTCCCGCCGCCGCAGTTACCGGTATCCACCGTCTTTCAAGAATGTGCAGAGCTACCTCGATGTGCAGGGTGGGAGGGCCATCGTGCATTTCGAAACCGACGACGCCACGGCGATCCTGCAGTATACCGCGGACTGGCCGGAGGTGACCTTCGACCTTTTCCCGGCGGTGCCCAGCGACCTGGGATGGCAGACCTACCTGCAAACCAAGTCATGAACACCGCGATTCCGGGTCAACAGACTGGCCCGGGCCAGCGTGGAACGTCCGTGGCGTCCGGCGTCAGCGGTTCAGCCAGGCCCGGAGGCTGCGCTGCACCAGTTCCGGGGCGTCCTGCTGGACGAAATGTCCTGCCCCGGGAATGGTGACCAGTGTCAGATCTTTTTCGACGAAGTCCCAGTTGCCGTTGAGCGCCGGGGAGAGCAGCGCGGTGTCTGCAAGGCCGTGGATCATCAGCACCGGGCACGGCACCTTCACCAACGGTGAAGGATCCTCGACGTAGGGCTCGCGGGGGTAATTGCGCCGGTAGTAGGCCATCAGCGCCTCAAAATCCGATCTGCGGAACGCTTCGATGTACCGGGCCTTCACCGGAGGCTCCGTCACCCAGAAGGCGAGTCCCTCGGCGGTCAGCGCCATCGCGGCACCGGGCTGCTGGAATCGCCGGGCGTAGGCGCTCGCCGCCTGCTGCTCGGGGTTGTTCGCCAGCTCACGGGCCAGCCCGCGGGGATGAGGCAGGTTCAAAATGACCAGACGTTCGACCCATTCCGGATGCCGTTGCGCAGCCATCCAGGCCACGGCGCCGCCCCAGTCGTGCCCGATCACCACAGCGCGGTCGCGTCCACGCGCCCGGATCACCGCCCCCAGATCCGAGACGAGCTCGGCCATGTCGTAGGCGGCCTCGCCCCCGGGGCGGTCGCTCAGGTTGAAGCCGCGCTGATCGTAGGCGACGACCTCGTAGTCCCCGGCGAGCGCCTCCATCACCCCGCGCCATGTGAGCCAGAAATCGGGAAAGCCGTGGATGAGGACGACCAGGGGCCCCTCGCCGAGGCGGGCGTAATGGAGGCGGACGCCGTTGTTGGTGGCGAAGCCGTGCGTCACCCTTGCCTCAATGGGCAGGAGAGCCGTGCCGGCGTCGGACTGACCGGGCGCCCTGAGGTTCAACGCAAACGTCAGGAGGACCCAGCATGGCAACCACCGCAGCGACGACATCGGGGACTCCAGACGAGCGGGGTCAGCGGGTTCCCGCCGTGTGGGGTGCCGGCGTGTGCATCGCGGGCGGCGGCGATCCCAGCCCGGCGACCGCCTCGCGAGCCATGTTGATGACGCCCCCGGGGAAGCAACCGATGCCGACCATCCCGGCGACGCAAACGGCGATCCCGATGGCGGAGGCCATCGGTACGCGGACGGGACGATCCACGGCATCCTGCGCGGACCAGTACATCGTCCGGACGATGTTGAAGTAATAGTACAGCGACAGGACGACGGAGAAGCAGGCGACGAGGATGGCGACAAGGAAGAGGCGGCTGGTGCCGACCTCGAGCGCGGCGGCCTTGAAAAGGTAGAACTTGGCGAAGAACCCGGCGAGCGGCGGCACCCCGGCAAGACTCACGAGGGCGAGGGTCATGACGGTGGCCAGGACTGGAGAGCGGCGGCCGAGTCCGGCAAAAACGCTGACGTCATCCTGATCGTCCGGGGCAGTGACCTGCGCAATCACCGCAAACGCGGCCAGCGTGGTGAAGACGTAGGCGGCGAGGAAATAGAGCACCGCGCTGGAGCCGGTGATGCCGGCGGCGGCGACCCCGAGGAGAATGTAGCCGGCGTTGGCGATGGAGCTGTACCCCATGAGCCGCTTCACGCTGCGCTGGGCAAGGGCACAGAGGCTTCCGTAGAGCATCGTGGCCATCGCAAACGCGAGGATCAGGGCCGTCCATCGGGCGGCCACCTCGGGCACCACGCTGTGCGCCAGGCGCACGACCAGCACGAAACCGGCCGCCTTGGACCCCGTGGCCAGCAGGGCGGCGGTTGGGGCCGGAGCGCCCTGGTACACGTCGGGAGTCCAAAGCTGGAACGGCACTGCGGAGATCTTGAAACCGAGGCCGACCAGGGTGAGCAGCAGTCCGATGAGGAAAACCGGGGACTGCCCGAGGGAATCCTGACGGGCGGCAATCTCGTAGAAGTTTGTGGTATTGGCCGCCCCGAAAATCAAGGCGATGCCGTACACCATGAACGCGGCGGCCAGGGCCCCGAACACAAGGTACTTCACGCCCGCCTCCAGGGACGCCTGACGGCGGCGCTGGAAGCTGACGAGCACGTAAAAGGTGACGGTGATGAGTTCGAGCGAGACGAACATCAGGATGAAATCGTTCGCCGACGCCGCCAGAAGCATTCCGGTCAGGGCAAAGAGCGTCAGTGCCACGTACTCGCCGAAGCCGTCGAAGCGGTCGGCGTATCCGGCGGCGATGAGCAGCACGACGATTGCGGCGATCAGGAACAGTCCCTTGAAAAAATTGGACAGGGCGTCCACCAAAAACATCCCGCCAAATGCCGTGTGGTCGTCCGGCGCCAGGGCGCCCCCGTGGAGCGTGAGGATGAGGAGCAGTCCCGTGGCGGCCACGTAGGCCAGGCCGCGCCGCGCTGCCGGCGCCACCCACAGATCGGCCAGCAGGACGCCCAGGCCCAACAGGGCGACCAGAATTTCGATGGCAAGCAGCGAGGAGTTCATCGGGACACGGGAGTCGGGTGGCCGGACGCAGGCGGTGCGATTGCCACGACGGAGGTGACGACGGCGGGGTCCGGCGCCGCGGACGGCCGGGCGCGCTCGACAACCCACGCAGCGCTGGGCCGGATGCGGTCCACCAGGGTGAACGGCGCCACGCCGAAGAAGATCATTGGCAGGAGCAGCACCAAGTAGGGCACACGGCCGGTCCAGGTGACGTCCCCGCCGGCGGCCCCGGTTTCGGGGGCCGGTCCGTGGGCCACCTCGCGGATGGCCCGGAGCATGTACACGCCGCCCAGGATCAGCCCGCCCCAGGCTGCGGCGACCACGAACCAGGGAAGTGCCTTCCACACGCCGAACATCACGGTCAGTTCGCCGGCAAAGCTCGCGAACCCGGGGACGCCACACCCGGCAAGAAGGGCCGCCACCAAGGCCGCGCCAATGAATGGCATGGTGCGCATCAGGCCACCGAGGCTCCCAAGATCAAGGGTGCCGGTCTGGCGGCGCAGGTGGCCGCCGAGGGCGAATTCCAGCGGGGCGAGCAGCGCATGCGCCACCATGACCACCACCGCTCCGGTGATGCCAATGAGACTCACGCTGGCCAGTCCGAGGAAGACAAACCCCATGTGGGCCAGGCTGGAGTTGCCGAAGAGCAGGTTGAGATCCCGCTGCCGCATCGCGACCCAGCCGCAATAGAGCAGGTTTCCGAGACAGAGGATGGCGAGGACCCGGGTCCAGGCCGCAACCCCTTCGGGCAGGAGGGGAAAGGCGGCACGCAGCAGGGCGAGAGCCCCGATTTTTTTGAGGAGGCCGGCATGCAGCATCGCCGTTGCCGTGGGCGCCGCGGCGTAGCCGGCGGGCGCCCAACTGTGGAACGGCCAGAGCCCGACCAACGTGCCGAATCCGAAGAGCAGCAACCCAAAAATCAGCACTTGTGACGGGGCTGGCAGCGGGTGCTCCCGTAGCCAGGCCGACAGGGCGACCACGTCGAGGGTGTTGGCCCCGGAGAGTGCGTAAAGGCACACCAGTCCGGCGAGGGCGACCAGGGCACCCAGCGAGAGGTAGAGCGTGATCTGGAACGTCACCGCGGTGCGGTCCTCGCCCCGTCCCCAGATGCCGATCATCAGGAACGTCGGCACCAGCGCCAGCTCGTTGAAGAAGTAGAGGAAGAAGAGGTCGAGCGAGATCAGGGCGCCGAAGACGCCGGCGACGATGAGGAGCAGCAGGACATAGTAGAGACGGCACTGGTCCCGGATCTCCTCCGAGATCCAGGCGGCGGCAAACGACACCAGGGATGCCACGAAGACCAGTCCGACGCTGAGTCCGTCCACACCCACCCGGTAATTCAGCCCCAGGGCGGGAATCCACTCATGAACCGCTCCGAGATGATAACCGGCGTGGCCCACCGGAAATCCCACAAACACGGTGGTGGCAATCAGCACGGTCACCCCGGTGACTCCCAGCGCCACGCCGCGCCAGGCGGCCGCCAGGTGCCGGGGGAGCATCAGGACCGTCAGGGCGCCGAGGAGGGGAAGCAGGGGAAGCAGCGTGAGCGGGGACATGGAGGTCACTTGATGGCCAGCAACACGACGAGGGCGACGCCGGCGACGAACAGGAAGAGGTAGGTCTGCAGGTTGCCGGTCTGCACCAGCCTCAGTGCGCGTCCGAAGAGGTCCACCGCCCCTGACAGTCCCCGGACGAGAAATCCCTGGACGACCCAGCGGTCCACGCCGTTGGTCAACGCGGCGATGCCGTCGTGGAGCGCGAGGGCCGTTGCCGAATACACCTCATCGAAGTACAGGCGGTTGCGGAGCGCGCGCGACAACCGGGGCAGGCGGGCGGGCATCGGGTCGGCGGCGGCGCCCTGATAGGCCACGAAGGCGATGGACAGTCCGAACACGATCATGCCGAGTCCGAGGAACGCACCGAGGGGGGAATGGTTGAACGGCTCAAAGAACACGTCGGATGCCCCGTCGGCCGCATGCGGCTCCGATCCCGGTATGAGGGC
The DNA window shown above is from Verrucomicrobiia bacterium and carries:
- a CDS encoding 2,3-bisphosphoglycerate-independent phosphoglycerate mutase, giving the protein MSILDSIYAKLQVRTGAKLALVVLDGLGDIATREQGWMTPLEAARTPNLDGLVALGCAQGRMIPVAPGITPGSGPGHLGLFGYDPIEWEVGRGVIETLGLGIELKSGDVAARANFCTLDDKGLVTDRRAGRIATEVCERLCRLLSTKIKKLGAVKVLIYPGKEHRFVVVFRGAGLQGPLTDTDPNREGLPIAQARPVDAANPGQVKVAGLIAEFYKAALPLLAGEHPANGFLMRGIAHQPDLPTFEQRYGLRAAALAVYPMYKGLSQLVGMDKIEGPETIAQQLERYVQEYEKYDFFFIHYKYTDKAGEDGAFEAKVRAIEDFDAALPILLARKPDVLAITGDHSTPCALKGHSWHPQPILLHSAYSGSDKLLRFTETGANQGSLGVFEAKYLIRLMQANGRMFDKYGA
- a CDS encoding nucleotidyltransferase family protein; this encodes MKAVILAAGRGTRMGGLTEECPKPMLRVGGRPILEHILEGVLAAGIRDVCLVTGWRAEVIESHFGDGSRWGARIAHVRQEVQDGTGRAPEVARPFVGDSDFLLTYGDILVRPDTYQRMRHRWSEGAWAGLITVTGGQDVTQGGLSFFDGQFRLTRLVEKPGAAELEALRATGWLKPGQPAWYNAGIYLFRPSLFDYTANLHKSPRGEYELTDAIAAMVADGHPVVGLPIEGRWVDVRDPAVLARLQPASGAT
- a CDS encoding 3-deoxy-7-phosphoheptulonate synthase, which codes for MQSTSDLRVISNRRLLAPRLLKGELPMDAASTATVVEGRATVQRILRGEDPRLLVVLGPCSIHDPNSAMEYARRLVALREHVRDQLYLVMRVYFEKPRTTIGWKGLINDPHLDGSYDVDTGIRMARRLLLAVNGLGLPAGTEFLDPVVPQYIAELVSWAAIGARTTESQTHREMASGLSMPVGFKNGTDGSLQTAMDAMLSARHPHHFLGIDQDGCVSVVRTTGNPDGHVVLRGGRARTNFDAASIADAADQLRRAGLPPGLMVDCSHANSAKQHARQEEVWQNLISQRVEGCEPLIGVMVESHLSEGNQPMPKSPAELRYGVSLTDACLGWEATERMLRHGAERLRAERRVAVRA
- a CDS encoding endonuclease/exonuclease/phosphatase family protein gives rise to the protein MLSRRHFLGSTAVAAAAAASLRPLKSHGAESVPVLGEMCVVTYNLRYASATGENAWPVRRPVMRALLQELKPDVMGTQEGLYGQLQEIAADQPDLDWIGLGRDGGSRGEFMAIFYRRDRFEPLEYDHFWLSDTPLVMGSSTWGNTNRRMVTWVLFRDRRTGRNFNFWNTHLDHALQPAREKAAALILDRIRADAPAATPLLLVGDFNAVAGKNPVYDLLVRDGGLTDTWTTAAVRRNEAMNSFNGFQKARADGQRIDWILTRGPASVRATEIVTFERDGQWPSDHFPVAAWLTLG
- a CDS encoding DUF3303 family protein, with amino-acid sequence MHYIALAVFPKDSRTLSELASRRRSYRYPPSFKNVQSYLDVQGGRAIVHFETDDATAILQYTADWPEVTFDLFPAVPSDLGWQTYLQTKS
- a CDS encoding alpha/beta hydrolase; amino-acid sequence: MSSLRWLPCWVLLTFALNLRAPGQSDAGTALLPIEARVTHGFATNNGVRLHYARLGEGPLVVLIHGFPDFWLTWRGVMEALAGDYEVVAYDQRGFNLSDRPGGEAAYDMAELVSDLGAVIRARGRDRAVVIGHDWGGAVAWMAAQRHPEWVERLVILNLPHPRGLARELANNPEQQAASAYARRFQQPGAAMALTAEGLAFWVTEPPVKARYIEAFRRSDFEALMAYYRRNYPREPYVEDPSPLVKVPCPVLMIHGLADTALLSPALNGNWDFVEKDLTLVTIPGAGHFVQQDAPELVQRSLRAWLNR
- a CDS encoding NADH-quinone oxidoreductase subunit N, whose translation is MNSSLLAIEILVALLGLGVLLADLWVAPAARRGLAYVAATGLLLILTLHGGALAPDDHTAFGGMFLVDALSNFFKGLFLIAAIVVLLIAAGYADRFDGFGEYVALTLFALTGMLLAASANDFILMFVSLELITVTFYVLVSFQRRRQASLEAGVKYLVFGALAAAFMVYGIALIFGAANTTNFYEIAARQDSLGQSPVFLIGLLLTLVGLGFKISAVPFQLWTPDVYQGAPAPTAALLATGSKAAGFVLVVRLAHSVVPEVAARWTALILAFAMATMLYGSLCALAQRSVKRLMGYSSIANAGYILLGVAAAGITGSSAVLYFLAAYVFTTLAAFAVIAQVTAPDDQDDVSVFAGLGRRSPVLATVMTLALVSLAGVPPLAGFFAKFYLFKAAALEVGTSRLFLVAILVACFSVVLSLYYYFNIVRTMYWSAQDAVDRPVRVPMASAIGIAVCVAGMVGIGCFPGGVINMAREAVAGLGSPPPAMHTPAPHTAGTR
- a CDS encoding NADH-quinone oxidoreductase subunit M; its protein translation is MSPLTLLPLLPLLGALTVLMLPRHLAAAWRGVALGVTGVTVLIATTVFVGFPVGHAGYHLGAVHEWIPALGLNYRVGVDGLSVGLVFVASLVSFAAAWISEEIRDQCRLYYVLLLLIVAGVFGALISLDLFFLYFFNELALVPTFLMIGIWGRGEDRTAVTFQITLYLSLGALVALAGLVCLYALSGANTLDVVALSAWLREHPLPAPSQVLIFGLLLFGFGTLVGLWPFHSWAPAGYAAAPTATAMLHAGLLKKIGALALLRAAFPLLPEGVAAWTRVLAILCLGNLLYCGWVAMRQRDLNLLFGNSSLAHMGFVFLGLASVSLIGITGAVVVMVAHALLAPLEFALGGHLRRQTGTLDLGSLGGLMRTMPFIGAALVAALLAGCGVPGFASFAGELTVMFGVWKALPWFVVAAAWGGLILGGVYMLRAIREVAHGPAPETGAAGGDVTWTGRVPYLVLLLPMIFFGVAPFTLVDRIRPSAAWVVERARPSAAPDPAVVTSVVAIAPPASGHPTPVSR